The sequence CCATGCTGACTGAGACACATGTATTCACTGTCTGCAAAATGAAAGGTCACCTCTCCACCTTCAGGAAATGGTGATCAGAAAACTGAAATATTGTCTGGTGAATGCACACCAAAGACTACAGTAGGTGCTGTTCATGgcaatgacatactgtacatggaaGTTAAAGATGGCCGCTCACTAAGCTCCATTGATTAtattactgtactgtaacaTTTGACACACTTGGTCTTTCTGAGAACTTGCCTTGAGATTATATTTCTGCTATTTGTTAGCAAAAAGCACACTTCCCCGATATTAAATTTGTCATCATATAAAGATAAGCTTTCACTCTGAAGTAGCCGTGTTGTACGTGTCAGCAAGAAACTCGAAAAAAAAAGCTGACACAGGCTCACGGCATATAGTATAAACTCAAATCTATGTGCAACCTGCAGGAGACCACAAATAGGCTGCCTTTCCAGAAAGATATATTCATGTACCTTTTCATAGTGTTCACAGTCAGTGAAAGTTTTATATAGTGCTAGCACGCTGCGGGAGGAACAGTACTGTAGATGGTAAAAGGTTCAAGTAGATTAGATAGTTCTCATTTGACCCTAACACCAAAACCACCATTACTTTAGGGGCAGTTTAATCATAGCTCATAAATATGTGCAGTTCCTGACATTGCTTTATAGGATTTGGGGTTTTGGTTTATGGTTGTGTTTAGAAGTTCTTTATGGTTTCTTTAATGACCACCTTTTGGTGACGGTCTgcctaaattaaaacaaatggccTTCGTTTGATCGGTCAGATCTTTATGATGCTTATTTTCAAGGTTTTAACTGTATACTGGATTATTTTGACTACAGGGCGTAACACAATGACTGCAAAGACGAGAGTCTAATCTattgacatatactgtatatcacatGTTTTCATAGCACTCTCCATGTGTGCAAGTTCTACATAGTGGTGCGCTCTGCAGGCCAAACAGTGGGTGTTAAACGCTATTAAAGTGTAAGGTTAAATGTGGTTTGATGCCCTTTTTTAAAGCAAAGGTAATCCTCCCaccaaaatgttacttaaaagaCCATTTATTAACCCACAGTTCATTTTCAGTGTTAAAATACAAATCTGATAGAAGTTCAATAAATGTATCCAGGATCTTGTAAGTTAAATAAAAACGTGTAAGTtctaagtatatatatatatttactgtatatatactgtatattctaaATACTTAGAACTTACAAGATCCTGAAATGTCACAGCAGCTCAAATATAACCAACTTAATGAATGAATTtacagaatgaatgaatgacatcAATCCATTTCCTTTGCACCTCAGACAATTAATTGGATTGAAAAcagtcaacacacacaacatggtGGACACTAAGAGTTAAGGCTGTTTGTATGGTGGAGtcctaaaaacaacaatgaacaaataactttcttgaaaaaaaacagtggctaTTGGTCAACAACTTGCCCAAACCTGAATAATCTCCTCACTAGCGAGACTCTATgttcaacaaacacaaagagggaCACTTTTTGTTAGCTGCGGCTCCCGCCCCATTCATCTGGTGACATTTAATGAGGAGTGTGGCTGATGTCGTCCCGGTTAAGAAAGGGAAACTTCGccagacagggacagagaggtTGTTGTTCTATTTGAACAATTTGATCAAATTCACACATGTTGACTCAACGTCCCTGAGCTCGTGATCATTAGAAAAGAAAGTACTTagcgagagagaaaagaggaaaggatggagagagcgagggagaagtggaTAAAATGTCAGTGGGCAGTTTTGGAGGTCCGCCGGTCAAATTCTCTTCAGAGACAAAAGTATCGTTGTGGATGTGATCTATGAATGCGGAAGTCCTGTGACATCACAACATCATGAAGTCACAGGGTAGTATGAGGTTCAACAAGGGGGTGGAATGGCGGGAGGCTGATTAAGcccgtgtggtgtgtgtgtgtgtgtgtgtgtggtgtgtgtgtggggtgtgtagATAACAAAGCTCTTGACGAGGAATGAATTAACAGCAATGATGGATGTGCCTAACTGACAAAATACATATGTATGAAcgaaaatcaaattaaatgtcTAACCAGTGATGTCACTACATGAACTTCCTCTCTCGAAATCTCAAACAATAATCAACGTAATAACTCAACGTAATTTTTTATAACTTGTACCTTTTTTATGTCAATTCTAAAGAACATGCTTTCTCTCGTCTCTGTTCTCCTTTCATCCACCCCCTTCATGCTGTCTTTCAACCCCCAGAGAGAGGGCTCGCTGTGGAGGTGAAGGAGAGCAGAGAGGCCCCTCTGTGTGCTGCTTTATTCTCTCTCATTAAAACAGTGAAGCTGTGTTCAGACGGGACTTAAGGGCTAAATGGAAATGgaatgtgcatatgtgtgtttgtcaatGAGTCCATATGTAGTCTAGTACTATAGCTGCAGTGTGCATGCTCTATTGTGCCTGAATCATTATTTTGGAAGCAGTTTCTGCCTGTTTCTAGATGTCTTATGTCTCCCTCCCgctttttttattgttcacaGCGTGTGATGTGGACGTTTGGCTGCCTCAGCAATCTAAAAGTGGCAGTGAGTTGAAACTTTCctttcacactcacacacacacacacacacaccacacacacacacacacacactaattcatAATCACACACCAAGGCTTGTTAAATTCAGATCTAGGTAATATGGTTTGTGTGGTGAGCATAAATAGAGACGaattaaagtatcaaaagaaGCTGCTACCACCCAGAGTGTAGTGCAGAATAGTGTGTGTTTACGTGCAAATTAGTGCATCTTTCCCTTCTTTACAAAGTCTTATAGATATTTGTGAGATGCTGATGATACTCTCTTTCTTCACAAttagcaaatgtgtgtgtgtgtgtgtgtgtgtgtgtggtgtggtgtgtgtgtgtggtgtgtggtgtgagtgtggtgtgtgtgtgtgtgtgtgtgtgtgtgtgtgtgtgtgtgtgtgcgtgtgcgtgtggccAAACACTGGAAAGCCCTTGAAGTGGCAGGTCAGGATGCTGAAGGatttcaaagtgtgtgtgtgacttgttGAGGAATCACTGCACcgcctatctctctctctctctctctctctctctctctttgtcaccTCCCTGTCACTGTGTTGCTCTCTTGGCCCACTGTCTTCCGCTCACCCCCCGGTGTTCTTACTGTATTACAATGGAGTCCTCATCATCATTGTCTTCCAACAGTGGAGCAGCGGACAGGGCCCGGCGgctgccactgctgctgctgctgaggagCTTCAGGGCCGGACGTGAGGCCTTAGCAGGAGGAGGTCccagggaggaagagggggagtgGGAGGACGAGGGCAGGGGAGCCACAGTGGCCCTGACCTTGCTGTTCATTGCCAGCTGGCGACCGTGGATTTGTGGCTGAGTGGAGACAACACACAGCCTTTATAACTCAAGTTTAAgatttgaaaatgttgcttaGAATGATATTGAAACAACTAAATGTGATTGGTTTCTTGAATCGAATAATATAGTCCAAGCTGTCAGTTCTTGGATTTAtaagaaagacaagaaaaaaaagagtgagataaaagacaggaagaggaggaggctcTGAAGAAGGTGGAACAAAAGAGATAAAGAACTAAAGAGGAAGAAGACATCAATAGGGCAAATACAAACACTATGTTAAGAGTTAAAGGGTTAAGTTCAACTGCGGTGAATAAAAAGACAGTGTGCCAAAGAACAGAGCAAAACAGAAGCAGAGCAGGCGAAcgttttctctgtgttttgccGCTGTAGTGAACTATTTGCATGTCAGCAGCCTTATCAAGCCTGATGAGTCACACTGCCAACAGCTAAACACTCTCAGGTCACAGTTGGCCTCAGTGGATGTAACACAGCAACATGACATGTTAAGATCTTTCCCAGTGTAACCCTGTGTGTACACAATGGACAACTACAGTTCACATAATAGTTTAAACTAGTCCCACTTCAAGCAAAGCAACGGTAAAATGCCTAAACATTGGTGCATCTGATTCCATTTTCTGCCAGCGTTGAGGTTGTTTAGTGTTAAAACATTTAGGTAAAATGATGTCAAATATGTCACACAAAAACTTTGCTAAAACattctgataaatgaacatAAATGGCTGGTTTATgctctgtgtgtttatgcacTAAATTGTCTCTGCAGACGGTAGGGGCTGCCATCTACTGAGTAAATACGGAAGTGAGACGTGAAGAGGAAGTTGCATTAGTAAAGAACACACTCCCTGCGCAAAAAACTAAATGAGGTTGATAAAAACATTATTCCTGCTTTGTGGTTTCAAATTGCTCTTGACTCGTGCTATCAGCTTTGCTCATAGTCATAATTattgtgcttgtttgtgtgagCAGCACATTGTGACCTTTGCACTGCCATAAAGCTGTTGTGTTTACCTGCCGAGGTTGCCTGCTGGCTGTGCCTTTAAGACCCTCTAGTGGTTGGGACTGGTCTCTGTGGCCAGCAGCTGGCTGCAGTCTGGAATCAACCATCATCAGTATCATGTCATTATTGAGACTTCTACATCCGAACACTGCTCTAACATTATCACACGGGGTACTCGGATGTATTTGCATCGTGGCATCCGCCCCCTCTGACCTGTATGGGTATCGTGGCTGTGAGAGCAGGCCTCTACTCTTCAGGTGCTGGTACAGGTTACTGCTCAGAGACAGAGGGTTGAACACACACTCCTCATCCAGCTGAGTGAGACAACCctgacagagaaacagacaagaaacacaaacaacttTGGTAACATACAAATAAACCCATTGAAACTCAATGACAAGGatttacacacatgttcaaAATATACATGACCGCCAATATCTCATTCTTAAATGgaattaaaactttaaaaaaagaattcccaacttcagacaaaaaaaacatacttattATAGCAAATACATGTGTAGTACAACATAAGATGTGATGAAAGTAATCAAGCATTATGTCCATTTCTGCATCTCTGCTTTGAATTGAGAATCAGAGGTGTTTCTGTTCAAGGTTCATGGga comes from Etheostoma spectabile isolate EspeVRDwgs_2016 chromosome 19, UIUC_Espe_1.0, whole genome shotgun sequence and encodes:
- the LOC116707324 gene encoding meiosis 1 arrest protein codes for the protein METNHNLFHALCSTLRSRDLFLLLQVEPAQRSTAGGSGVYSHYVVQPSPSLCLLLKPVVSRELLLPCTLPVATQEPAPDAMHSIQGCLTQLDEECVFNPLSLSSNLYQHLKSRGLLSQPRYPYRLQPAAGHRDQSQPLEGLKGTASRQPRQPQIHGRQLAMNSKVRATVAPLPSSSHSPSSSLGPPPAKASRPALKLLSSSSSGSRRALSAAPLLEDNDDEDSIVIQ